One region of Aeromicrobium sp. Sec7.5 genomic DNA includes:
- a CDS encoding ribbon-helix-helix domain-containing protein: protein MSTQIAVRLPDELVAWLDEQVTAGGGSRAAVTTRALRRYQRQVAAEHDAEIYRTMEPVAWSGPNADGRVYPILD, encoded by the coding sequence ATGAGCACGCAGATCGCCGTTCGCCTGCCCGATGAGCTCGTGGCCTGGCTCGACGAGCAGGTCACCGCGGGCGGTGGGTCCCGCGCCGCGGTCACCACACGCGCTCTGCGTCGGTACCAGCGACAGGTCGCCGCGGAGCACGATGCTGAGATCTATCGCACGATGGAGCCGGTTGCGTGGTCCGGGCCGAACGCAGACGGTCGGGTCTACCCGATCCTCGACTGA
- a CDS encoding type II toxin-antitoxin system PemK/MazF family toxin, which yields MRSIHLVQLDKTRPAVVLTREIALGAMTSITVAPVTSIVRGLSTEVAVGPANGLDAAGVISCDNIQTVDVAQLGRRVGMLLEHQEPALARALVNAFDLRVEELA from the coding sequence ATGCGCTCGATCCATCTCGTGCAACTCGACAAGACCCGACCGGCCGTGGTGCTGACGCGCGAGATCGCGCTGGGCGCGATGACCTCGATCACCGTCGCGCCGGTCACGTCGATCGTGCGAGGACTCTCCACCGAGGTGGCGGTGGGACCGGCCAACGGTCTCGATGCGGCCGGCGTCATCTCGTGCGACAACATCCAGACCGTCGATGTCGCGCAGCTCGGCCGCCGGGTCGGGATGCTGCTCGAGCATCAGGAGCCGGCCCTGGCCCGCGCGCTGGTGAACGCCTTCGACCTCCGTGTGGAGGAGCTCGCCTGA
- a CDS encoding winged helix-turn-helix transcriptional regulator, translating to MATTTAAQRRAEAKVEFDAYLASCPSRQLLDVIANKWVCLVLTALADGPKRHSELRRAIVGVSQKMLTQTLRELERDGLLTRTVTASVPVRVDYELTELGQDLQRVVHDLKMWAEQNMAKVLAARAAAA from the coding sequence ATGGCGACGACGACCGCGGCCCAGCGCCGCGCGGAGGCGAAGGTCGAGTTCGACGCGTACCTGGCGAGCTGCCCGTCCCGCCAGCTGCTCGACGTCATCGCGAACAAGTGGGTGTGCCTGGTCCTGACGGCCCTGGCCGACGGCCCGAAGCGGCACAGTGAGCTGCGCCGGGCCATCGTGGGGGTGAGCCAGAAGATGCTGACGCAGACGCTTCGCGAGCTGGAGCGCGACGGACTTCTGACGCGCACCGTCACCGCCTCCGTGCCGGTCCGCGTCGACTACGAGCTCACCGAGCTGGGGCAGGACCTGCAGCGTGTCGTGCACGACCTCAAGATGTGGGCGGAGCAGAACATGGCCAAGGTCCTGGCGGCGCGCGCGGCTGCCGCCTGA
- a CDS encoding DUF2200 domain-containing protein has product MHRIFTTAVKDVYPHYVTKVERKGRSKAELDEVITWLTGFDDAELQQHLDDGTTFLDFFDAADLNPNTALITGSACGVKVQEVEDPLMQKIRYLDKLVDELAKGRAMEKVLRS; this is encoded by the coding sequence GTGCACCGGATCTTCACCACGGCGGTCAAGGACGTCTACCCCCACTACGTCACCAAGGTCGAGCGCAAGGGCCGATCGAAGGCCGAGCTCGACGAGGTCATCACGTGGCTCACCGGGTTCGACGACGCCGAGCTCCAGCAGCACCTGGACGACGGGACCACGTTCCTGGACTTCTTCGACGCGGCCGACCTCAACCCGAACACCGCCCTCATCACGGGGTCGGCGTGTGGCGTGAAGGTGCAGGAGGTCGAGGACCCCCTGATGCAGAAGATCCGCTACCTCGACAAGCTCGTCGACGAGCTCGCCAAGGGCAGGGCCATGGAGAAGGTCCTGCGGAGCTGA
- a CDS encoding ABC transporter permease subunit, whose protein sequence is MNATTIPATRLARVELRKMFSTRSGFWLLVSIGLLTPIAAGSVVVLAPDSDVTYESFTRASGFPMSLILPIIAILAVTSEWSQRSGLTTFTLVPSRGRVIGAKAAATLVVGLGSVALAFVVGALGNVIGSALAGVDIVWDISVTMALQMVLFNLIGMAIGFTLGVVLRSSAAAIVGYFVVSLVLPGVLLLLAQLRPWFEELQPWVDWNETQVALLEGAMDSAREWAMLGSTTLIWIVVPLVVGLLSLRRSEVT, encoded by the coding sequence ATGAACGCCACGACGATCCCTGCCACCCGGCTCGCCCGCGTCGAGCTCCGCAAGATGTTCAGCACCCGCTCGGGATTCTGGCTGCTCGTCAGCATCGGCCTCCTGACGCCCATCGCAGCCGGCTCGGTCGTCGTCCTCGCTCCCGACAGCGACGTCACCTACGAGAGCTTCACGAGGGCGAGCGGGTTCCCGATGTCGCTGATCCTGCCGATCATCGCGATCCTGGCCGTCACGAGCGAGTGGAGCCAGCGCAGCGGCCTCACGACCTTCACGCTCGTGCCGAGTCGCGGACGCGTCATCGGTGCCAAGGCGGCCGCGACCCTGGTGGTGGGTCTCGGGTCCGTGGCCCTCGCCTTCGTGGTGGGCGCCCTCGGCAACGTGATCGGGTCGGCGCTCGCCGGCGTCGACATCGTCTGGGACATCTCGGTGACCATGGCGCTGCAGATGGTGCTCTTCAACCTGATCGGCATGGCGATCGGCTTCACGCTCGGTGTCGTGCTGCGGAGCTCCGCGGCAGCGATCGTGGGTTACTTCGTCGTCTCCCTGGTGCTGCCGGGCGTCCTGCTGCTCCTGGCCCAGCTGCGCCCGTGGTTCGAGGAGCTGCAGCCGTGGGTCGACTGGAACGAGACGCAGGTGGCGCTGCTCGAGGGCGCCATGGACAGCGCCCGCGAGTGGGCGATGCTCGGCTCGACCACGCTGATCTGGATCGTCGTGCCCCTCGTCGTCGGGCTGCTCTCCCTGCGTCGCTCCGAGGTCACGTGA
- a CDS encoding HNH endonuclease signature motif containing protein, translated as MLTGAVDGPVEAADGSWQVPADWLLESAFAGEAFWHRMLLDPITADVLAHEYTGYSPPEILRRALTFRSGVCTTPGCLTPAEKCELDHHIPWPEGPTRGSNLRWRCKPHHAYKGHDITPALLDHLRDTGPGRALTIELKLDDAA; from the coding sequence GTGCTCACCGGGGCCGTCGACGGACCCGTCGAGGCCGCCGACGGGTCCTGGCAGGTCCCCGCCGACTGGCTCCTGGAGTCAGCGTTCGCCGGCGAAGCGTTCTGGCACCGCATGCTGCTGGACCCCATCACCGCCGACGTCCTGGCCCACGAGTACACGGGCTACAGCCCACCGGAGATCCTCAGACGGGCCCTGACCTTCAGGTCCGGAGTCTGCACCACACCCGGATGCCTCACCCCGGCCGAGAAATGCGAGCTCGACCACCACATCCCGTGGCCCGAAGGCCCGACCCGGGGCAGCAACCTGCGATGGCGATGCAAACCGCACCATGCCTACAAAGGCCACGACATCACACCCGCACTCCTGGACCACCTCCGCGACACCGGACCCGGACGCGCCCTCACGATCGAGCTCAAGCTCGACGACGCCGCCTAG
- a CDS encoding SHOCT domain-containing protein produces MDTGNWIAMILMMSLFWGAVIFAGIMIFRGTSNGRGDRNSAPINQTAHRDPMDILDERFARGELENEEYEARKAVLLGSKR; encoded by the coding sequence ATGGACACCGGGAACTGGATCGCGATGATCCTGATGATGAGCCTGTTCTGGGGCGCCGTGATCTTCGCCGGCATCATGATCTTCCGAGGCACCAGCAACGGTCGCGGCGACCGCAACAGCGCGCCGATCAACCAGACGGCTCACCGTGACCCGATGGACATCCTCGACGAGCGTTTCGCCCGCGGCGAGCTCGAGAACGAGGAGTACGAAGCACGTAAGGCCGTCCTGCTCGGTAGCAAACGCTGA
- a CDS encoding ATP-binding cassette domain-containing protein, which translates to MITVDSLTRRYAGFTAVDDVSFTARPGRVTGFLGPNGAGKSTTMRLVVGLTAPTSGSATIDGVRFVDLPNPGLEVGVLLDASAQHAGRTGREILTIASDTMGLPRRRVDEILELVSLTPTEARRRVRNYSLGMRQRLGIATALLGDPRVLILDEPANGLDPAGIRWMRDLLTDFAGRGGTVLLSSHLLHEIEVIADDLVVIGHGRIVASGSKDELLAAAGTLVRSTEPHDLAHALERAGIPSTIAGDGALRTDADPARIGAVALAAGIALTELRSAEGAGLEDMFLSLTADTQREGAAA; encoded by the coding sequence ATGATCACCGTTGACTCCCTGACCCGCAGGTACGCCGGCTTCACCGCCGTCGACGACGTCTCCTTCACCGCCCGGCCGGGCCGCGTGACCGGGTTCCTCGGTCCGAACGGCGCCGGCAAGTCCACCACGATGCGCCTCGTGGTGGGTCTGACCGCTCCGACGTCCGGCTCGGCCACCATCGACGGCGTCCGGTTCGTCGACCTGCCCAACCCCGGCCTCGAGGTCGGGGTCCTCCTCGACGCCTCGGCCCAGCACGCCGGTCGCACCGGTCGCGAGATCCTCACCATCGCCTCCGACACGATGGGCCTGCCCCGCCGCCGGGTCGACGAGATTCTCGAGCTCGTGAGCCTGACCCCCACGGAAGCCAGGCGCCGTGTGCGGAACTACTCCCTGGGAATGCGTCAGCGTCTCGGCATCGCCACTGCGCTGCTCGGCGACCCACGGGTGCTGATCCTCGACGAGCCCGCCAACGGTCTCGACCCCGCCGGGATCCGGTGGATGCGTGACCTCCTGACGGACTTCGCCGGCCGTGGTGGCACGGTGCTGCTGTCCTCGCACCTGCTGCACGAGATCGAGGTCATCGCCGATGACCTGGTCGTGATCGGCCACGGCAGGATCGTCGCCTCCGGCAGCAAGGACGAGCTCCTGGCGGCAGCCGGGACGCTGGTCCGCTCGACGGAGCCGCACGACCTCGCTCACGCCCTCGAACGAGCCGGGATCCCCAGCACGATCGCCGGCGACGGGGCCCTCCGCACGGACGCCGATCCTGCCCGGATCGGAGCCGTGGCCCTCGCCGCCGGCATCGCCCTCACCGAGCTCCGGTCCGCCGAGGGGGCCGGGCTCGAAGACATGTTCCTGTCGCTCACGGCCGACACCCAGCGCGAAGGGGCGGCGGCATGA
- a CDS encoding response regulator transcription factor: MTIRVLVADDQDLVRTGLRLILGTLDGIEVVGEARDGQEAVRLARELRPDVCLMDIRMPLLDGVEATRLLAGPGVVDPVAVVVITTFDLDEYVHGALAAGATGFLLKDAGAELLGEAIRAATRGDSLISPSITRRLLSTFARTGQAAPPAQPIDPLTDREEQVLLTIARGRTNAEIAAELHISLSTVKTHIGSLMAKLGARNRVEIAMWGYETGRVRD; the protein is encoded by the coding sequence ATGACCATCCGGGTGCTGGTGGCCGACGACCAGGACCTCGTGCGCACCGGACTGCGGCTGATCCTCGGCACCCTGGACGGCATCGAGGTCGTGGGGGAGGCCCGCGACGGGCAGGAGGCGGTGCGGTTGGCCCGCGAGCTCCGTCCCGACGTGTGCCTCATGGACATCCGGATGCCCCTCCTCGACGGCGTCGAGGCGACCCGCCTCCTCGCCGGCCCGGGCGTGGTGGACCCCGTCGCGGTCGTCGTGATCACGACCTTCGACCTCGACGAGTACGTGCACGGTGCGTTGGCGGCCGGTGCCACCGGGTTCCTGCTGAAGGACGCCGGAGCCGAGCTGCTCGGCGAGGCGATCCGCGCCGCCACCCGGGGTGACTCGCTCATCTCGCCCAGCATCACGCGCCGGCTGCTGTCGACGTTCGCGCGCACAGGCCAGGCCGCACCTCCCGCGCAGCCGATCGACCCGCTCACCGATCGTGAGGAGCAGGTGCTGCTCACGATCGCGCGGGGTCGCACCAATGCCGAGATCGCCGCGGAGCTGCACATCAGCCTCAGCACGGTGAAGACCCACATCGGCAGCCTCATGGCCAAGCTCGGTGCGCGGAACCGGGTGGAGATCGCCATGTGGGGCTACGAGACCGGCCGGGTGCGGGACTAG
- a CDS encoding sensor histidine kinase: MSTPLRSLLAEPRPLAPPVRLRRDWALVVSVMVLAVLEGVLRQDMPVPVLSVVLTVGLAPLLLSRRAHPFAVVATTFGLIALVDIGLVVADAPALDVYTMLYVLLLPYSVFRWGSGREAVTGLGIILVPATLAIFVSWTGFAEAIGGFAVLLSAVALGWAVRSQHGVRERRLEQVKSQERILLARELHDTVAHHVSAIAIHAQAGRALAATSPLAPLEALEVIEVEATRTLAEMRSMVRVLRNEAPVDYAPQPGLADLDRLSGVAPGGPRVEVTVSGDVAALPAALDAAVFRIAQEAVTNALRHARNASVVDVRVTGDRSSVSLLVHDDGDPVPAGPDPEAGFGLTGMTERALLLGGVCQAGPGPGRGWSVSATLPLRVSA, encoded by the coding sequence GTGAGCACTCCACTGCGTTCCCTGCTGGCCGAGCCCCGGCCCCTGGCCCCGCCGGTCCGGCTGCGGCGGGACTGGGCACTGGTGGTGTCCGTGATGGTCCTGGCAGTGCTGGAGGGTGTCCTGAGGCAGGACATGCCGGTCCCCGTGCTCTCGGTGGTGCTGACCGTCGGCCTGGCGCCGCTCCTGCTGTCGCGACGGGCACACCCCTTCGCCGTGGTCGCCACCACCTTCGGCCTGATCGCGCTCGTGGACATCGGCCTGGTCGTGGCCGACGCGCCGGCGCTCGACGTGTACACGATGCTCTACGTCCTGCTGCTGCCGTACTCGGTGTTCCGGTGGGGCTCCGGTCGCGAGGCGGTGACAGGTCTGGGGATCATCCTGGTCCCCGCCACCCTGGCGATCTTCGTCAGCTGGACCGGGTTCGCCGAGGCGATCGGCGGGTTCGCGGTGCTCCTCTCCGCCGTCGCCCTGGGGTGGGCCGTGCGTTCCCAGCACGGCGTCCGCGAGCGACGGCTGGAGCAGGTGAAGTCGCAGGAACGGATCCTGCTGGCGCGCGAGCTGCACGACACCGTGGCGCACCACGTCTCGGCCATCGCCATCCACGCCCAGGCCGGGCGCGCGCTCGCGGCGACCAGTCCGCTGGCACCGCTGGAGGCGCTGGAGGTGATCGAGGTGGAGGCGACGCGCACGCTGGCCGAGATGCGGTCCATGGTCCGTGTCCTGCGCAACGAGGCTCCCGTGGACTACGCCCCCCAGCCCGGGCTGGCCGACCTCGATCGACTGTCCGGGGTCGCGCCCGGCGGCCCGCGCGTGGAGGTGACGGTCTCGGGCGACGTGGCCGCGCTCCCGGCGGCGCTCGACGCGGCCGTCTTCCGCATCGCCCAGGAGGCGGTCACCAACGCGCTGCGGCACGCCCGGAACGCGAGCGTGGTCGACGTGCGCGTCACCGGCGACCGGTCCTCGGTCAGCCTCCTCGTCCACGACGACGGTGATCCGGTTCCCGCCGGCCCGGACCCCGAGGCGGGGTTCGGACTCACCGGGATGACCGAACGTGCCCTGCTCCTGGGCGGGGTGTGCCAGGCAGGCCCGGGCCCGGGTCGCGGCTGGTCGGTCAGCGCGACGCTGCCGCTGCGGGTGTCGGCATGA
- a CDS encoding NADP-dependent oxidoreductase, giving the protein MRIVIQNTLGGPEVLEVVETSSPVPGPGEVRVTVGAIGVNPVDAAVRAGHFPLLGEPPFTVGWDVAGHVDAVGEGVTGLAVGDRVFGMPHFPSSAAAYAEQVVAPADELVKTPDGTDDVHAAALPLAALTAYQALVEVADVRADQRVLVQAGGGGVGHLAIQIAKARGAEVVATASPAKIEAVTRFGADQVVDYTSADFTEVVAPVDVTIDPFGGDNIIRSLAVTRSGGVVASLLDFDDAAAATAAERGVRLVRIGVVPNRESLKAIADLVADGRLSAHVPATFPIEKAGDAHAELANGVLGKLVLLP; this is encoded by the coding sequence ATGCGCATCGTCATCCAGAACACCCTCGGCGGACCCGAGGTCCTCGAGGTCGTCGAGACCAGCAGCCCCGTGCCCGGCCCCGGCGAGGTCCGCGTCACCGTCGGAGCCATCGGGGTCAACCCCGTCGACGCCGCCGTCCGCGCGGGCCACTTCCCACTCCTCGGCGAGCCGCCGTTCACGGTCGGCTGGGACGTGGCGGGTCACGTCGACGCCGTCGGCGAGGGCGTGACCGGGCTCGCGGTCGGCGACCGCGTCTTCGGCATGCCGCACTTCCCGAGCTCGGCCGCTGCCTACGCCGAGCAGGTCGTGGCTCCGGCGGACGAGCTGGTCAAGACACCCGACGGCACCGACGACGTGCATGCCGCAGCCCTGCCCCTCGCTGCCCTCACGGCCTACCAGGCACTGGTGGAGGTCGCGGACGTCCGCGCCGACCAGCGCGTGCTGGTGCAGGCCGGAGGCGGTGGGGTCGGACACCTCGCGATCCAGATCGCGAAGGCGCGGGGCGCCGAGGTCGTCGCGACCGCCAGCCCGGCCAAGATCGAGGCGGTCACGAGATTCGGCGCCGACCAGGTCGTCGACTACACCTCGGCCGACTTCACCGAGGTCGTCGCCCCGGTCGACGTGACGATCGACCCCTTCGGCGGCGACAACATCATCCGCTCGCTCGCCGTGACACGCAGCGGTGGCGTCGTCGCGTCCCTGCTCGACTTCGACGACGCGGCCGCCGCCACTGCCGCGGAACGAGGGGTTCGACTCGTCCGCATCGGGGTCGTTCCGAACCGGGAGTCACTGAAGGCGATCGCCGACCTGGTCGCCGACGGTCGACTCTCCGCCCACGTCCCCGCCACCTTCCCGATCGAGAAGGCCGGCGACGCCCACGCGGAGCTGGCGAACGGTGTGCTGGGCAAGCTCGTGCTCCTGCCCTGA
- a CDS encoding pyridoxamine 5'-phosphate oxidase family protein: protein MSTSDIDRLVELTQDSRSCMLTTVDSGGTLISRPMARQDVDVSTELWFIATRDSRKVGHIQADPTVSVTVSTDSSWVSLAGKAEVVDDLDTLRELWSTFAEAWIPEGPEDPNAILIRVDVESAEYWDNPGGRVATVISLVKSKITGEPYDGGDHAKIADV, encoded by the coding sequence ATGAGCACCTCTGACATCGACCGCCTGGTGGAGCTGACCCAGGACTCCCGCTCCTGCATGCTGACCACCGTCGACTCCGGCGGCACCCTGATCAGCCGACCGATGGCCCGCCAGGACGTCGACGTCTCGACCGAGCTGTGGTTCATCGCGACGCGCGACTCCCGCAAGGTCGGCCACATCCAGGCCGACCCGACAGTGTCGGTCACCGTCAGCACCGACAGCTCGTGGGTCTCCCTGGCGGGCAAGGCCGAGGTCGTCGACGACCTCGACACGCTCCGCGAGCTCTGGAGCACGTTCGCCGAGGCCTGGATCCCCGAAGGACCCGAGGACCCCAACGCCATCCTGATCCGCGTCGACGTCGAGTCGGCCGAGTACTGGGACAACCCCGGTGGACGCGTGGCCACGGTCATCAGCCTCGTGAAGTCCAAGATCACGGGCGAGCCCTATGACGGCGGCGACCACGCGAAGATCGCTGACGTCTGA
- a CDS encoding response regulator transcription factor: MRALVVEDETSLANLIGSYFERDGFEASISHDGLQAVALAREVDPDVVVLDLGLPSLDGVEVCRQIRTFSDAYVVMLTARSDEIDTLIGLSVGADDYLTKPFSPRVLMARVHAMLRRPRQSRELADPGDPLAEVRTFGALSIDTDGRDVWLDGVPVALTRTEFDLLAALSARPRMAFSRRQLIDDVWGPSWVGDEHLVDVHIGHLRRKLGDDAADSLYVRTVRGVGYRMGTGQ; the protein is encoded by the coding sequence ATGCGGGCCTTGGTGGTGGAGGACGAAACCTCGTTGGCGAACCTGATCGGTAGCTACTTCGAGCGCGACGGGTTCGAGGCCTCCATCAGCCACGACGGCCTACAGGCGGTGGCGCTTGCCCGCGAGGTCGATCCCGACGTCGTTGTCCTCGACCTGGGGTTGCCGAGCCTGGACGGGGTCGAGGTCTGTCGTCAGATCCGGACCTTCTCGGATGCGTACGTCGTGATGCTCACCGCGCGCAGCGACGAGATCGACACCCTGATCGGCCTTTCTGTCGGCGCCGACGACTACCTGACCAAGCCGTTCAGTCCCCGCGTATTAATGGCACGGGTGCACGCGATGCTGCGCCGTCCCAGACAGTCACGAGAGCTCGCCGACCCCGGTGACCCCCTGGCCGAGGTGCGGACATTTGGCGCCTTGAGCATCGATACCGACGGGCGCGATGTCTGGCTCGACGGCGTACCCGTCGCTCTCACCCGGACCGAGTTCGACCTGCTGGCGGCATTGTCGGCCCGCCCCCGGATGGCCTTCAGCCGGCGCCAGCTCATCGACGACGTCTGGGGCCCCTCCTGGGTCGGGGACGAGCACCTGGTCGACGTCCACATCGGCCACCTGCGCCGCAAACTTGGCGACGACGCAGCGGACAGCCTCTACGTCCGCACGGTGCGCGGCGTTGGCTACCGGATGGGAACTGGCCAGTGA
- a CDS encoding esterase/lipase family protein, with protein sequence MRTPRILGAILAPLALVAGLTASPAQAAPPEPPLPVPYSFLLPAVIAGLGLDADPPGANDWSCQPSAEHPTPVVLVHGLTGSKATNWQTYAPLLANEGYCVYALTYGQVKNVVSPPYDQVFGGFGAIEESAEQLSVFVDQVLAATGSEKVDILGHSEGTLMPNYYAKFLDGAAKIGKYVSIAPLWHGTDVAGLATLSLLGTPFGVTPVINAALQPLFAAGPQLLTGSPFIEKMRSGGGPAVPGITYTNIVTRLDELVIPFTSGIEPGMTNQIVQDYCALDLSEHFQIVADPVAAALVLNALDPANPRPVPCQLVLPFLGNIL encoded by the coding sequence ATGCGCACACCCCGAATCCTGGGCGCCATCCTCGCCCCGCTCGCGCTGGTTGCGGGGCTCACCGCCTCGCCCGCCCAGGCCGCACCGCCCGAGCCGCCGTTGCCCGTGCCGTACTCGTTCCTCCTGCCGGCCGTGATCGCCGGCCTCGGACTGGACGCCGATCCGCCCGGAGCGAACGACTGGTCCTGCCAGCCGTCGGCCGAGCACCCCACCCCGGTCGTGCTCGTGCACGGCCTGACGGGCAGCAAGGCCACCAACTGGCAGACGTACGCGCCGTTGCTCGCGAACGAGGGCTACTGCGTCTATGCGCTGACTTACGGCCAGGTCAAGAACGTCGTCTCGCCGCCCTACGACCAGGTCTTCGGCGGCTTCGGGGCGATCGAGGAGAGCGCCGAGCAGCTGTCGGTGTTCGTCGACCAGGTGCTGGCGGCCACGGGTTCGGAGAAGGTCGACATCCTGGGCCACTCCGAGGGCACGCTGATGCCGAACTACTACGCCAAGTTCCTCGACGGTGCCGCCAAGATCGGCAAGTACGTCTCGATCGCGCCGCTGTGGCACGGCACTGACGTCGCCGGACTGGCCACGCTCAGCCTGCTCGGCACGCCGTTCGGCGTCACGCCGGTCATCAACGCCGCCCTCCAGCCGCTCTTCGCGGCGGGCCCGCAGCTCCTGACAGGCTCCCCGTTCATCGAGAAGATGCGCTCCGGTGGTGGGCCTGCGGTGCCTGGCATCACGTACACCAACATCGTGACCCGGCTGGACGAGCTCGTGATCCCGTTCACGAGCGGCATCGAGCCCGGCATGACCAACCAGATCGTCCAGGACTACTGCGCCCTCGACCTGAGCGAGCACTTCCAGATCGTCGCGGATCCGGTGGCTGCCGCGCTGGTGCTCAACGCCCTCGACCCGGCCAACCCCCGGCCGGTGCCGTGCCAGCTCGTGCTGCCGTTCCTGGGCAACATCCTCTGA
- a CDS encoding IS3 family transposase (programmed frameshift) — MPAPYPKEFRDDVVAVARQGQAPLSQIAKDFGISEGTLSNWLKKADIEDGHRPGLTEADRAELREAKKRIRLLEQENEVLRRAAAYLSQANLPKIAFPLVREMAAAGAPVRVPVAVASRVLGLSTQGYYKWLKDPVSQRDFDDAHLIDVLYDLHEDDATLGYRFLTDELADEHGITVGENRVHRLCQVAGITASHHKKRSKAGSTGPPPHDDLLAVVDEHGVVRHEFVADAPNKVWLWDISEHPTREGKLYICAIKDVFSNRIVGYSIDTRMKASLAQSAMRNAIALRAPEATVCHSDRGGQFRAKRTQALLANHGLVGSMGRSYGAGDNASMESFFALLQKNVLNTRRWDTRDELRLAMVRWIETKYNRRRRQRALGKLTPTEFEMIYTTATAA, encoded by the exons ATGCCAGCGCCCTATCCCAAGGAGTTCCGCGACGATGTCGTGGCTGTGGCCCGTCAGGGCCAGGCTCCGTTGTCGCAGATCGCCAAGGACTTCGGGATCTCTGAAGGGACCCTGTCGAACTGGTTGAAGAAGGCCGACATCGAGGACGGTCACCGGCCCGGGCTGACCGAGGCCGACCGTGCCGAGCTGCGTGAGGCCAAGAAGCGGATCCGGCTGCTCGAGCAGGAAAACGAGGTCCTGCGGCGGGCTGCGGCGTATCTGTCGCAGGCTAATCTGCCG AAAATAGCCTTCCCGCTCGTCCGCGAGATGGCCGCGGCCGGCGCCCCTGTTCGGGTGCCGGTCGCGGTGGCGAGCAGGGTCCTGGGGCTCTCGACCCAGGGGTACTACAAGTGGCTCAAGGACCCCGTCAGCCAGCGTGACTTCGACGACGCGCACCTCATCGACGTGCTCTACGACCTCCACGAGGACGACGCCACGTTGGGCTACCGGTTCCTGACCGACGAGCTCGCCGATGAGCACGGCATCACTGTCGGTGAGAACCGCGTCCACCGGCTCTGTCAGGTCGCTGGCATCACCGCCTCGCACCACAAGAAGCGGTCCAAGGCCGGCAGCACCGGGCCGCCGCCGCACGACGACCTTCTGGCCGTGGTCGACGAGCACGGTGTCGTCCGGCACGAGTTCGTCGCCGACGCCCCGAACAAGGTCTGGCTCTGGGACATCTCCGAACACCCCACCCGCGAAGGCAAGCTCTACATCTGCGCAATCAAGGACGTCTTCTCCAACAGGATCGTCGGCTACTCCATCGACACCCGGATGAAGGCATCGTTGGCGCAGTCGGCGATGCGCAACGCGATCGCGCTGCGCGCACCAGAGGCCACGGTGTGTCATTCGGACAGGGGCGGTCAATTCAGGGCCAAACGCACCCAGGCCCTCTTGGCCAACCATGGGCTGGTCGGCTCGATGGGCCGCTCCTACGGCGCCGGGGACAACGCGAGCATGGAGAGCTTCTTCGCCCTCCTGCAGAAGAACGTCCTCAACACCCGCCGCTGGGACACCCGCGACGAACTCCGCCTTGCGATGGTCCGCTGGATCGAGACCAAGTACAACCGACGACGCCGACAACGCGCCCTCGGCAAGCTCACCCCGACCGAGTTTGAGATGATCTACACGACCGCAACCGCGGCCTAA